The genomic segment TGGTGAAGAAATGTAGAAAATCCCGTCATTCCACTGTTTATTTAATGCTAATTTAATTCTTAAAGTCATAGAAGGTTTTTGAATAGCAATAATTTTATCAACTGTAAGATTCAAAGAATCAATTATTTGTTTAGAAAATTGAATGTTTTCTCCCGTGTTTGTAGATTCATTTTCTATAATTATAGCATCCATTGGAATATTTTCAGATAAAGCAAATTCTGCGAAAGATTCTGCTTCAGAATTTGGAAAAATATTTTTGGTGAAAAAATTTAAACCTCCCGAGAACAAAATAAATTTTGCAAAACCTTGTTTGTAAAGTTGAACTGCATATTTCGCAATTCTCAAATCATGACTACATAATACGAATATTAGATCTGATTTTTGAATATTTTCCCGAATAGAAAGAAAATTCCATATTGATTTCGCAAATTTTAAGTCTTCTTCAGTTATTTTTTTATGATTTTCAATAATCATTTTAAGTAATTGCGCTTAACGAAATAGACTAACCGACGTAGGCTGACCCTGAGTCCCGGAAACGGGACGTTAGGGATTGGCACGACGCTTGCGTAAGCAAGAGGAGTGCCAAAAGCCTATGTGTCGCAGACCGAGCGAGGGCGTAAGTCCCGAAGCGAAGCGGTTAGTTGCTGTTATACGAAGTCTTGGGTAATCGTTTTTTTATATTGGCTTCAACCCAATGAAGAAAATGATATAAATACGTCTTAAATATGTTACAAATATATCGATAAAGTTATTATATTCTATTTTTCCATTTCGATAGATTGTAATTGTATTCACTTTGTTCGAGATTCTTATAGTTCCTTCAAAGTCTGGTCCTGAAGCAGTATACCCATCAAATGGAAAAATATAAGATCCATCATTTTTTATCACAGCGTATTCTTTATTTTTTTCTACTAGGGCATGGTGTCCTGTGAAATCAAACGCAAAATCATATATCGGTTTAGCAATAGTTTCTCCATTTATATTGATATATCCATAGAGTCCTGTTTTGTTATCAGAAAAGGCAGCTAATCCGGAGGAGAAATTTCGATAATACCTGTCTGAAGAAAGTTTGATAACAAATGTACCAGATTTGTTTATAATCCCCCAGAGGATATGTGGTTTAGGAAATTTTTCTACGATTGCAACGTTTGTTGTACCTTCGGAAAAATCACCAGCTTCGTGAAATATAGAAGGGATAGTAAAAATCCCCGAATGATTTATAAAGCCAGTGAGGCAATACTCCCCAAAGTCTGTTTTTATGCATTTATTTGTCTGCACCTTTGCAAATCCTTCGCTAAAGTCGGTTGATGAAGAGCCGTAAACTAAGCCTGTAATTAAAGTTCCATTTGAATCTATATATCCGGTATCAAAACTTCCTTCTTGGCTTACACGAAAAATTCCCTCGGATGAAGGGAAAATATATTTATAAATTGGTTTAGTAATTAAATATCCTTCTTCTGTAATAAGGCCGCTAAGCCCGTCACTTTCATAGATTAAAACCTTTTTT from the Leptospira congkakensis genome contains:
- a CDS encoding YdcF family protein, which encodes MIIENHKKITEEDLKFAKSIWNFLSIRENIQKSDLIFVLCSHDLRIAKYAVQLYKQGFAKFILFSGGLNFFTKNIFPNSEAESFAEFALSENIPMDAIIIENESTNTGENIQFSKQIIDSLNLTVDKIIAIQKPSMTLRIKLALNKQWNDGIFYISSPNYTLSDAPHSHINLFMIINEIVGDLQRIIEYPKLGFQSETVIPDQIIEAYYSLIENGYNLHLIQ
- a CDS encoding WG repeat-containing protein, coding for MRKYLISSITALLFFILSCRNDHSKKVLIYESDGLSGLITEEGYLITKPIYKYIFPSSEGIFRVSQEGSFDTGYIDSNGTLITGLVYGSSSTDFSEGFAKVQTNKCIKTDFGEYCLTGFINHSGIFTIPSIFHEAGDFSEGTTNVAIVEKFPKPHILWGIINKSGTFVIKLSSDRYYRNFSSGLAAFSDNKTGLYGYININGETIAKPIYDFAFDFTGHHALVEKNKEYAVIKNDGSYIFPFDGYTASGPDFEGTIRISNKVNTITIYRNGKIEYNNFIDIFVTYLRRIYIIFFIGLKPI